Proteins encoded within one genomic window of Pseudomonas cannabina:
- a CDS encoding FecR domain-containing protein, whose protein sequence is MIRSAPSNEEREVVRRAAQWLALLESGGASEEDHAMLQHWRDSAAGNERAWQKAQQLRQRFSAVPANLAMATLDRPDKARRAALKRVLGFAAVAPAVWLLGRQLPLDVWRADLHTAVGEHQRLTLTDGSVLQLNTDSAVNVDLGARQIKLLRGEIALKVPGSAPLTIEGPYGRIVVSQSEVCVRLNERDCRVSVVSGAVQIHPLQGPALMLQAQQQISLQASGAGPVAAFDAMLPGWRDDILTAQNQPLGNFLRELGRYRPGLLRWEPELEGLRVTGSFRLDNTDRILSLLAASLPVDVHMRTRYWVTLAPRKSTPQKNNA, encoded by the coding sequence GTGATCCGCTCGGCACCTTCGAACGAAGAACGCGAGGTGGTCCGCCGGGCAGCTCAATGGCTGGCGTTGCTGGAATCTGGCGGTGCCAGTGAAGAAGACCACGCCATGCTTCAGCACTGGCGCGACAGTGCGGCGGGCAACGAACGGGCCTGGCAGAAGGCCCAGCAACTGCGCCAGCGCTTTTCGGCCGTGCCGGCGAATCTGGCGATGGCAACCCTGGACCGTCCCGACAAGGCCCGACGCGCCGCGCTGAAAAGGGTATTGGGCTTTGCCGCAGTAGCTCCGGCCGTGTGGCTGCTGGGGCGCCAGTTACCCCTTGATGTCTGGCGCGCCGACCTGCACACCGCCGTCGGCGAACACCAGCGCCTGACGCTGACTGATGGCAGCGTCCTGCAGCTGAATACGGACAGTGCCGTCAATGTCGACCTGGGTGCCCGACAGATAAAACTGCTTCGCGGAGAAATCGCACTCAAGGTGCCGGGCAGCGCGCCGCTGACCATCGAGGGGCCTTACGGTCGCATCGTCGTCAGTCAGAGTGAAGTCTGTGTGCGCCTCAATGAACGCGATTGCCGGGTTTCGGTGGTCAGCGGTGCGGTGCAGATCCATCCGTTGCAGGGCCCTGCGCTGATGTTACAGGCGCAACAGCAGATCAGCCTGCAAGCAAGCGGGGCGGGGCCTGTCGCAGCCTTTGATGCGATGCTGCCCGGCTGGCGTGACGACATATTGACCGCGCAGAACCAGCCGTTAGGCAACTTTCTGCGCGAACTCGGCCGATACCGGCCCGGCCTGCTGCGCTGGGAGCCCGAGCTTGAAGGCTTGCGTGTGACGGGCAGTTTCCGCCTCGACAATACCGACCGGATTCTGTCGCTGCTGGCAGCCAGCCTGCCGGTAGACGTCCACATGCGCACACGCTACTGGGTCACGCTGGCCCCTCGAAAAAGCACACCACAAAAAAATAATGCGTGA
- a CDS encoding sigma-70 family RNA polymerase sigma factor, whose product MIDTATVPSQTLHSLYRDHHGWLESLLRKRMGNAWDAADLSQDTFLRVLSSSQQIADMQEPRAYLLTVGKRLLSNFYTRRSLEQAYLEALSRLPEDSVPSPEQRWLLLETLQALDELLDGLPAAVRRAFLWSQLEGLGYRDIAERLQVSERTVKRYMAQAYEHCLLVDW is encoded by the coding sequence ATGATTGACACAGCGACCGTACCTTCGCAGACCCTGCATTCCCTGTACCGCGATCACCACGGCTGGCTTGAAAGCTTGCTGCGCAAGCGCATGGGCAATGCCTGGGATGCTGCCGACCTGAGTCAGGATACCTTCTTGCGCGTGCTGTCCAGCTCGCAACAAATCGCTGACATGCAGGAGCCACGGGCGTATCTGCTGACTGTGGGCAAGCGCCTGCTGAGCAATTTCTACACCCGTCGCAGCCTTGAACAGGCGTATCTGGAGGCGCTTTCCCGTTTACCTGAAGACAGCGTGCCGTCTCCCGAACAGCGCTGGTTGCTGCTGGAAACCCTGCAGGCACTCGACGAGTTGCTGGACGGTTTGCCGGCGGCGGTACGCCGGGCGTTTCTCTGGAGTCAGCTCGAAGGCCTGGGCTACCGTGACATCGCCGAGCGCTTGCAGGTGTCCGAACGCACTGTCAAACGCTACATGGCGCAGGCCTACGAGCACTGCCTGCTGGTGGATTGGTGA
- a CDS encoding heteromeric transposase endonuclease subunit TnsA: protein MRFSHQVESVISQPVEVPFTDSLGRPQIYTPDYLVFYHQQHLPYFGAMQPLLVEVKPREQWVENWRDWSGKWKEARRLARSQGWQFRIYDESRIRGLPLENIVFLERFERMIFEQGDIVAVLKTLREMEVAPVHYLLARHFNGIFRDRGVSLLWHLIATRQVDCDITEPLNHDLELWVPDNETV, encoded by the coding sequence ATGCGGTTCTCTCACCAGGTCGAGTCGGTTATCTCCCAACCGGTTGAGGTTCCTTTCACCGACTCTTTGGGCCGTCCCCAGATCTACACTCCTGATTACCTTGTTTTCTATCACCAGCAGCACCTGCCCTATTTCGGCGCAATGCAACCGCTGCTGGTGGAGGTCAAGCCGAGGGAGCAATGGGTAGAAAATTGGCGAGACTGGTCAGGTAAATGGAAGGAGGCTCGCCGGTTGGCCCGTAGCCAGGGGTGGCAGTTCCGCATTTATGATGAATCGCGCATTCGCGGTCTCCCGCTCGAAAACATTGTGTTCCTGGAACGTTTCGAGCGAATGATTTTTGAACAAGGCGACATCGTTGCTGTGTTGAAGACGCTGCGTGAGATGGAAGTCGCCCCAGTGCACTACCTTCTGGCACGGCACTTCAATGGTATTTTCCGTGACCGGGGCGTGTCGCTGCTTTGGCACTTGATCGCCACGCGTCAGGTCGACTGCGACATCACCGAACCTCTGAACCACGATCTCGAACTGTGGGTCCCCGATAATGAAACTGTATGA
- a CDS encoding MacB family efflux pump subunit: MNQKVDTAGLHDTRLDSDRPLPHLQGVSRSFMAGEREFQVLKNIDLAINAGELVAIIGASGSGKSTLMNILGCLDHASTGSYQVNAQETRDLDDDALAALRRDHFGFIFQRYHLLPHLDAVRNVEIPAVYAGTPQSQRHQRAQALLTRLGLGGHLEHRPSQMSGGQQQRVSIARALMNGGQVILADEPTGALDTASGKEVMRILLELHAAGHTVILVTHDPKVAAHAERIIEVSDGEIISDRRTALQTLNAAEPQEATQKSLAPRRLVAGFGLFREAFNMAWIALISHRMRTLLTMLGIIIGITSVVSISAIGEGAKRYVLKDIQSIGSNTIDIYAGSNFGDSRAKSIETLLPADVAALNQLYYIDSATPVVGRSMLVRYRNIDVDAQLNGVSNRYFQVRNIQLAAGITFSEQDARRQAQVVVLDHNTAQRLFGAGVNPLGQVILVGKLPCTVIGVTSDHKNLFIAGNTLNIWMPYETAAGRLLGQRHLDSISVRVKDGMPSKAVEEQIKTLMLQRHGTKDFFTNNLDSVMQTVQKTSRSLTLLLSLIAVISLVVGGIGVMNIMLVSVTERTREIGIRMAVGARQSDIRQQFLVEAVMVCLIGGVIGIGLSYGIGYLFTLFVKQWEMVFSLASVVTAFACSTLIGVLFGFVPARNAARLDPIEALARD; this comes from the coding sequence ATGAATCAGAAGGTAGACACTGCGGGCCTGCACGATACGCGGCTCGACAGCGACCGACCGCTGCCGCACCTGCAAGGCGTCAGCCGCAGCTTCATGGCGGGCGAGCGCGAGTTTCAGGTACTCAAAAACATTGATCTGGCCATTAATGCAGGCGAGCTGGTTGCGATCATCGGTGCGTCTGGCTCGGGCAAGTCGACGCTGATGAACATCCTCGGTTGCCTGGACCACGCCAGTACCGGCAGCTATCAGGTCAATGCTCAGGAAACGCGTGACCTCGATGACGATGCGCTGGCAGCACTGCGCCGTGACCATTTTGGCTTTATTTTCCAGCGTTACCATCTGCTGCCGCACCTGGACGCTGTGCGCAACGTGGAGATTCCGGCGGTTTACGCCGGCACGCCGCAGTCACAGCGTCATCAGCGCGCTCAGGCATTATTGACGCGTCTCGGGCTGGGCGGGCACCTGGAGCACCGGCCGAGCCAGATGTCCGGCGGTCAGCAGCAACGCGTGAGTATTGCCAGAGCCTTGATGAACGGCGGTCAGGTGATCCTCGCCGACGAACCGACCGGCGCGCTGGACACAGCCAGTGGGAAGGAGGTCATGCGCATCCTGCTGGAACTGCACGCCGCCGGGCATACGGTGATTCTGGTCACCCACGACCCCAAAGTCGCGGCCCACGCCGAGCGCATCATCGAGGTCAGCGATGGCGAAATCATCAGCGACCGGCGCACCGCCTTGCAAACGCTGAACGCCGCCGAGCCACAAGAGGCCACTCAGAAGAGCCTGGCGCCGAGACGGCTGGTCGCCGGTTTCGGGCTGTTTCGCGAAGCCTTCAATATGGCCTGGATCGCACTGATTTCGCACCGTATGCGCACGCTGCTGACCATGCTCGGTATCATCATCGGCATCACCTCGGTGGTGTCGATTTCGGCCATCGGCGAAGGCGCCAAACGCTACGTGCTCAAGGACATCCAGTCGATCGGCAGCAATACCATCGACATTTACGCCGGCAGCAACTTCGGCGACAGCCGGGCCAAGTCCATCGAGACCCTGCTGCCCGCCGACGTGGCGGCGCTCAATCAGCTGTATTACATCGACAGCGCGACCCCGGTCGTCGGGCGCAGCATGCTGGTGCGCTACCGCAATATCGACGTCGATGCGCAGCTCAACGGCGTCAGCAATCGCTATTTTCAGGTGCGCAACATCCAGCTGGCGGCAGGCATCACCTTCAGCGAACAGGATGCGCGGCGTCAGGCGCAGGTCGTGGTGCTGGATCACAACACCGCGCAACGCCTGTTCGGGGCGGGCGTGAATCCGCTGGGGCAAGTGATTCTGGTCGGCAAGCTGCCATGTACGGTGATCGGCGTGACCAGCGATCACAAAAACCTGTTCATCGCCGGTAACACCTTGAATATCTGGATGCCCTACGAAACAGCGGCGGGACGTCTGCTGGGCCAGCGCCATCTGGATAGCATCAGCGTGCGGGTCAAGGACGGCATGCCGAGCAAGGCCGTCGAAGAACAGATAAAAACGCTCATGCTGCAGCGCCACGGCACCAAGGACTTCTTCACCAATAACCTAGACAGCGTCATGCAGACCGTGCAGAAGACCAGCCGCTCACTGACCCTGCTGCTGTCACTGATCGCGGTGATATCACTGGTGGTCGGCGGCATAGGCGTGATGAACATCATGCTGGTGTCGGTCACCGAACGCACCCGCGAGATCGGTATACGCATGGCCGTGGGGGCACGCCAGTCGGATATTCGTCAGCAGTTTCTGGTGGAAGCAGTGATGGTGTGCCTGATCGGAGGGGTGATCGGCATCGGCCTGTCCTACGGCATCGGTTACCTGTTCACCCTGTTCGTAAAACAATGGGAAATGGTCTTCTCTCTGGCCTCGGTGGTCACGGCATTTGCCTGTTCGACCCTGATTGGCGTGCTGTTCGGCTTTGTACCGGCACGCAATGCCGCACGGCTGGACCCTATCGAAGCACTGGCGCGGGACTGA
- a CDS encoding coniferyl aldehyde dehydrogenase has protein sequence MSQPAQVQPPTTSPAEALRALFAAQQAAILAQGVPAYAQRIADLDAVMRMVSGNQNRLLEAVSADFGNRSFAETRLGELMPIINGIKHIRSHLKRWMRPARRKAGIVFRPASAKVIYQPLGVVGILAPWNYPLTLTLVPLIEALAAGNRVMIKPSELTPRTSELLRQLLGETFPADQVAVVTGDATLASQFSELPFDHLLFTGSTHVGRQVMAAAARSLTPVTLELGGKSPVVVCADFPVSKAARMIAIGKLFNAGQTCVAPDYVLVPRDLVDSFASEWLAAAKKLYPTLEGNQDYTSIISPRHHERLSAMVMQAVAVGARAWQHDAPVTPCERKIAPVAFTQVPSDALILQEEIFGPLLPVIAYDTLAEAIAFINARPAPLALYCFSNRQASVDQVLSRTRSGGVTVNGTMLHATQDDLPFGGVGESGTGAYHGYEGFVRLSHARSVLTLSRFNLSDKVSAPYGRLTRLVTRLMLGS, from the coding sequence ATGAGCCAGCCAGCACAGGTCCAGCCTCCCACGACGTCTCCCGCCGAGGCGCTCCGCGCGCTGTTCGCAGCACAACAAGCGGCGATTCTCGCGCAGGGCGTGCCGGCTTACGCCCAACGGATCGCCGACCTCGACGCGGTCATGCGCATGGTGAGTGGCAATCAGAATCGATTGCTCGAGGCCGTCAGTGCAGATTTCGGCAATCGCTCCTTCGCCGAAACCCGGCTTGGCGAGCTGATGCCGATCATCAATGGCATCAAGCACATCCGCTCGCACCTGAAACGCTGGATGCGCCCTGCGCGTCGCAAGGCCGGTATCGTGTTCAGGCCCGCCAGCGCCAAAGTCATCTATCAGCCTCTGGGTGTGGTCGGTATTCTTGCGCCCTGGAACTACCCGCTGACCCTGACGCTGGTGCCGTTGATCGAAGCGCTGGCAGCGGGTAATCGAGTGATGATCAAACCCTCGGAGCTGACGCCAAGAACATCAGAACTGCTCAGGCAATTGCTCGGCGAAACCTTTCCTGCCGATCAGGTGGCGGTGGTCACTGGCGACGCCACGCTGGCCAGCCAGTTCAGCGAGCTGCCCTTCGATCACCTGCTGTTCACCGGCTCGACCCACGTCGGCCGTCAGGTCATGGCCGCCGCCGCGCGCAGTCTGACGCCGGTGACGCTGGAACTGGGCGGTAAATCACCGGTGGTGGTCTGCGCCGACTTTCCGGTCAGCAAGGCCGCGCGCATGATCGCGATCGGTAAGCTGTTCAACGCCGGTCAGACCTGCGTAGCACCAGACTATGTGCTGGTGCCGCGCGACCTCGTGGACAGCTTTGCCAGCGAGTGGCTGGCGGCCGCGAAAAAGCTCTATCCGACCCTCGAAGGCAATCAGGACTACACCTCGATCATTTCGCCGCGCCATCATGAGCGGCTGTCGGCCATGGTCATGCAGGCGGTGGCAGTCGGTGCCAGGGCCTGGCAGCACGACGCGCCTGTGACGCCGTGCGAGCGCAAGATTGCACCTGTGGCCTTCACCCAGGTGCCATCGGATGCGCTCATCCTGCAGGAGGAAATTTTTGGTCCGCTGCTGCCTGTCATCGCCTACGACACACTTGCTGAAGCCATTGCCTTCATCAACGCCCGCCCGGCCCCGCTGGCCCTTTACTGTTTCTCCAACCGGCAGGCGTCCGTGGATCAGGTACTGAGCCGGACACGCTCCGGCGGTGTGACCGTCAATGGCACCATGCTGCATGCGACTCAGGATGACCTGCCTTTTGGCGGCGTCGGCGAAAGTGGCACCGGTGCCTATCACGGCTACGAGGGTTTCGTCCGCTTATCCCATGCGCGCAGCGTGCTCACCCTGAGTCGCTTCAACCTGTCCGACAAAGTCTCGGCACCCTACGGGCGACTGACGCGGCTGGTGACCCGGCTGATGCTTGGCAGCTAG
- a CDS encoding TonB-dependent receptor, which yields MPAVSPYRLRPLLRFSLLLTLSSSPLFVSTSWADTASRRAYEVPAGTLSAALTRFAGLAGVNLSVDPSLVNGRNSAGLSGDFAVEEGFARLLQGSGLQLVSVGDQAYTLIPAVQSSSMQLAPTSIVGDGGSTDGQEYAGGQVARKGSQGMLGSRDFMETPFSMTTYTKDAVKNQQARTLGDLIASDPSVRSTNPAGGRYEQFTIRGFSLFNSDVSYNGLYGILPTYTIDMEMAERVDILKGPSQMINGISPRGSVGGGINVVPKRATDKPITEFTTSYASKGQVGAAVDVARRFGEDDKFGIRFNGVKQSGDTEWDHQSVDRDMAVLGLDFRGERLRLSTDIGHTERDTDAPQERVQVGANAKVPNANDVRDNYAQAWSKARTRDTFGAVNAEYDVNDSVMLYGGVGARKSNHDFLRHAVSVTNNAGDFSVQPRDFTRDENVRTANAGVRNWFHTGPVSHEVNLAASYFYMDFENGGARYAASPSNLYDPIETPTPRNPTRQDAEVYTENRFTGLALTDTMGFFDDRLLLTLGARWQRVKVDDWTDNVKGDTSYDEEKVSPSGGILYKVTEDFSVYANYMEGLSQGKIAPSTSVNEDEIFPPFVSRQVEVGAKYDLGSYAFTASVFRIKQPAYETNVTSRVFGPNGKRQNDGVELTMFGEPLKGFRLLGGVMYIDSELTQTVNGAFDGNRAPATPKYNVNLGAEWDVPQVNGLTLTGRGIYTSSQYLDQANSKSIDSSERFDVGARYAFKVDQKDITLRANIENVMDKRYWASAGASDDSEPGLTLSPPRTYLLSATVGF from the coding sequence ATGCCTGCAGTTTCTCCTTACCGTTTGCGTCCGCTGTTGCGTTTCAGTCTGTTGCTGACCCTGAGCTCCAGTCCGCTGTTCGTGTCGACCAGTTGGGCCGACACCGCGAGCAGGCGCGCCTATGAAGTACCGGCTGGCACCCTGAGTGCCGCACTGACCCGCTTCGCCGGGCTGGCCGGGGTCAACCTGTCCGTCGACCCCTCGTTGGTGAACGGACGCAACAGCGCCGGGCTGTCGGGCGACTTCGCAGTCGAAGAAGGCTTTGCGCGGCTGCTGCAGGGCAGCGGTCTGCAACTGGTGTCGGTCGGCGATCAGGCCTATACGCTGATCCCCGCCGTGCAGAGCTCGAGCATGCAGTTGGCGCCGACTTCGATTGTCGGTGACGGCGGTTCGACTGACGGTCAGGAATACGCAGGTGGTCAGGTGGCACGCAAAGGCTCGCAAGGGATGCTTGGCTCGCGGGATTTCATGGAAACCCCGTTCAGCATGACCACCTACACCAAGGACGCCGTGAAAAACCAGCAGGCCCGGACGCTGGGAGACCTGATCGCCAGCGACCCCTCGGTGCGCTCTACCAACCCGGCGGGCGGGCGTTACGAACAGTTCACCATCCGTGGTTTCAGCCTGTTCAACAGCGACGTTTCCTACAACGGCCTTTACGGCATTCTGCCCACCTACACGATCGACATGGAAATGGCCGAGCGGGTGGACATCCTCAAAGGCCCGAGCCAGATGATCAATGGCATTTCGCCGCGTGGCAGTGTCGGCGGCGGGATCAACGTGGTGCCGAAACGGGCGACCGACAAGCCCATCACCGAATTCACCACCAGCTATGCCTCCAAAGGGCAGGTCGGTGCGGCGGTGGACGTGGCTCGCCGGTTCGGTGAGGACGACAAGTTCGGTATTCGCTTCAACGGCGTGAAGCAGTCTGGCGACACCGAATGGGATCATCAGAGCGTTGATCGTGACATGGCCGTGCTGGGCCTGGATTTCCGTGGTGAGCGCCTGCGCCTGTCGACCGATATCGGCCACACCGAACGCGACACCGATGCGCCGCAGGAACGCGTGCAGGTCGGTGCCAATGCCAAAGTGCCGAACGCCAACGATGTGCGCGACAACTACGCGCAGGCCTGGAGCAAGGCGCGCACCCGGGACACCTTCGGTGCGGTGAATGCCGAATACGACGTCAATGACTCGGTCATGCTCTACGGCGGTGTCGGCGCTCGTAAAAGCAACCATGATTTCCTGCGCCATGCGGTGTCGGTGACCAACAATGCCGGCGACTTCAGCGTCCAGCCGCGCGACTTTACCCGTGACGAAAACGTCCGCACGGCCAACGCCGGGGTGCGCAACTGGTTCCATACCGGACCGGTCAGCCACGAGGTCAATCTGGCCGCCAGCTATTTCTACATGGACTTCGAAAACGGCGGCGCGCGCTATGCGGCCTCGCCCAGCAACCTGTACGACCCGATCGAGACGCCGACACCCCGTAACCCGACTCGCCAGGACGCGGAGGTCTATACCGAGAATCGCTTCACCGGCCTGGCGCTGACCGACACCATGGGCTTCTTCGATGACCGCCTGTTGTTGACACTCGGCGCCCGCTGGCAGCGGGTCAAGGTTGATGACTGGACTGACAATGTCAAAGGCGACACGTCGTACGATGAGGAAAAGGTCTCGCCGTCAGGCGGCATTCTGTACAAGGTCACCGAAGACTTTTCGGTGTACGCCAACTACATGGAAGGCCTGAGCCAGGGCAAGATCGCGCCGTCGACCTCGGTCAACGAAGACGAGATTTTCCCGCCGTTTGTCAGCCGTCAGGTTGAAGTCGGGGCCAAGTATGACCTGGGATCGTATGCGTTCACTGCCAGCGTGTTCCGGATCAAACAACCGGCTTACGAGACCAATGTCACCTCGCGGGTCTTCGGACCGAACGGCAAGCGGCAGAACGACGGTGTCGAGCTGACCATGTTCGGCGAACCGCTCAAGGGCTTCCGTCTGCTGGGAGGGGTGATGTACATCGACAGCGAGCTGACGCAGACCGTCAACGGCGCGTTCGATGGCAACCGTGCACCGGCCACGCCCAAATACAACGTCAACCTCGGTGCCGAATGGGATGTGCCGCAGGTCAACGGCCTGACCCTGACCGGGCGGGGCATCTACACCAGTTCGCAGTACCTGGATCAAGCCAACAGTAAAAGTATCGATTCTTCCGAGCGTTTCGACGTAGGTGCGCGATATGCCTTCAAGGTCGATCAGAAGGACATCACGCTGCGGGCCAACATCGAGAATGTGATGGACAAGCGTTACTGGGCTTCCGCCGGAGCCTCGGATGACAGCGAGCCCGGCCTGACGCTGTCGCCCCCCAGAACCTATCTGCTGTCAGCGACCGTCGGTTTCTGA
- a CDS encoding helix-turn-helix transcriptional regulator, whose translation MPHTLLPHIGRAIASIGSGQFSSLFHTLIDTQLAVDATHLSSLPQPWQSPAGSEVPIFNETVTSSRGTLLLNDSIHLYPVQASESFACKITVFRALPAKAFSPGERRQLSDIAPLLFSILEKHVNALQLAMPTAEIIRPDSFEERFHERLRETGQTLSERETQVCLGLLAGRTALEQAERLMLKVNTVGSYQRRAAIKLGISGRNALMR comes from the coding sequence ATGCCACATACACTACTTCCGCACATAGGGCGGGCCATTGCCAGCATTGGCAGCGGCCAGTTTTCCAGCCTGTTTCACACCTTGATCGACACGCAGCTCGCCGTGGACGCCACGCACCTGTCCTCGTTACCACAGCCCTGGCAATCGCCAGCCGGCTCGGAAGTGCCGATTTTCAATGAAACGGTGACCTCGTCGCGTGGCACGTTGCTGCTCAATGACTCGATCCATCTTTATCCGGTTCAGGCGTCGGAAAGTTTTGCCTGCAAGATCACGGTGTTCCGCGCACTGCCCGCCAAGGCGTTTTCACCCGGCGAGCGTCGGCAACTAAGCGACATTGCGCCGCTGCTGTTTTCGATACTGGAAAAGCACGTCAATGCGCTGCAACTGGCCATGCCCACTGCTGAAATCATAAGACCGGACAGTTTCGAGGAGCGCTTTCACGAACGGCTGCGCGAAACCGGTCAGACACTGTCTGAACGGGAAACCCAGGTCTGCCTCGGGCTGCTCGCCGGGCGTACCGCACTTGAGCAGGCCGAGCGGCTGATGCTCAAGGTCAACACGGTCGGCAGCTACCAGCGCCGGGCCGCGATCAAGCTGGGGATCAGCGGCCGAAACGCATTGATGCGCTGA
- a CDS encoding diaminobutyrate--2-oxoglutarate transaminase, translated as MLNDGLLHSTTSQKTNANYLDRQSKFESNVRSYPRKLPLAIAKAHGVWVTDVEGTTYLDCLAGAGTLALGHNHEAIMASLDSFLTSGMPMHTLDLTTAVKDAFSETLLSLLPGQGRDYCLQFCGPSGADAVEAAIKLAKTATGRHNVISFSGAYHGMTHGALALTGNTAPKDAVANLMPGVQFLPYPHEYRCPLGIGGETGIEALSYYFTQFIEDVESGVSLPAAVILEAVQGEGGVNPAPTAWLQQIREVTRKHGILLILDEVQAGFGRTGKMFAFEHAGIEPDIIVMSKAVGGGLPLAVLGFKREFDAWSPGNHAGTFRGNQMAMATGLATLEVLQRQNLAGQAAKRGQWLKEQLHGLQQRYPAMGQVRGRGLMLGIEIVDERKPADRLGSFPTDPELAVVIQQHCFKQGLLLERGGRNGNVIRLLPPLIITEEQCQLVVQRFEEALKAALIQLR; from the coding sequence ATGTTGAATGATGGCTTATTGCACTCTACTACGTCGCAGAAAACCAATGCCAATTATCTGGATCGACAGAGCAAGTTTGAATCCAATGTGCGAAGTTATCCGCGCAAGTTGCCACTGGCAATTGCCAAAGCTCATGGCGTCTGGGTAACCGATGTTGAAGGGACTACTTATCTCGACTGTCTGGCCGGTGCCGGCACGCTGGCATTGGGTCATAACCATGAAGCGATCATGGCCAGCCTCGACAGCTTTCTGACCTCGGGCATGCCGATGCATACCCTGGACCTGACCACCGCCGTCAAGGATGCCTTCAGTGAAACCCTGCTGAGTCTGTTGCCGGGGCAAGGGCGCGATTACTGCCTGCAATTCTGTGGCCCGTCCGGTGCCGATGCTGTCGAGGCCGCAATCAAACTGGCCAAGACCGCGACCGGTCGCCATAACGTCATCAGCTTTTCCGGCGCGTACCACGGCATGACCCACGGCGCGTTGGCGCTGACCGGCAACACCGCGCCGAAAGATGCCGTCGCCAACCTGATGCCCGGCGTGCAGTTCCTGCCGTACCCGCACGAATACCGTTGCCCATTGGGCATTGGCGGCGAGACTGGAATCGAAGCGCTGAGTTACTACTTCACGCAGTTCATCGAAGACGTCGAAAGCGGCGTGTCGCTGCCAGCGGCGGTTATTCTCGAGGCCGTGCAGGGCGAGGGTGGCGTCAACCCTGCGCCGACCGCGTGGTTGCAGCAAATACGCGAAGTAACCCGCAAGCACGGCATTTTGCTGATTCTCGATGAAGTGCAGGCCGGCTTCGGCCGCACCGGCAAGATGTTCGCTTTCGAGCACGCCGGGATCGAACCCGACATCATCGTCATGTCCAAAGCGGTCGGTGGTGGTCTGCCGCTGGCAGTGCTCGGCTTCAAACGCGAGTTCGACGCCTGGTCGCCGGGCAATCATGCGGGCACCTTCCGTGGCAATCAGATGGCGATGGCCACCGGTCTTGCGACGCTTGAAGTCTTGCAACGGCAGAACCTCGCCGGCCAGGCCGCGAAACGCGGGCAGTGGCTCAAGGAGCAGCTGCACGGCCTGCAACAGCGCTATCCGGCCATGGGTCAGGTGCGTGGACGCGGGCTGATGCTGGGTATCGAAATCGTCGACGAGCGCAAGCCAGCCGACCGCCTCGGCAGCTTCCCGACCGATCCGGAACTGGCGGTGGTCATTCAACAGCACTGCTTCAAACAGGGACTGTTGCTTGAGCGCGGTGGGCGCAACGGTAACGTGATCCGGCTG